One Pseudomonas sp. AN-1 genomic region harbors:
- the ispA gene encoding (2E,6E)-farnesyl diphosphate synthase — translation MSLQQYQAACQARVDAALDALFVAPRPELERLYRAMRYSVINGGKRVRPLLAYAACETLGGAAERADGAACAVELIHAYSLVHDDLPAMDDDELRRGQPTTHIAFDEACAILAGDGLQALAFEVLADAGRNPADAATRLDMVVSLARAAGPAGMVGGQAIDLGSVGVQLDQTALETMHRHKTGALIEASVRLGALASGGSDASSLAALQDYARAIGLAFQVQDDILDVESDTATLGKTQGKDQAHDKPTYPALLGLDAAKAYALELRDLALAALQPFDERADALRQLACYIVARTH, via the coding sequence ATGAGTCTCCAGCAGTACCAGGCCGCCTGCCAGGCACGCGTCGACGCCGCCCTCGACGCCCTGTTCGTCGCTCCCCGTCCCGAACTCGAGCGCCTCTACCGGGCCATGCGCTACAGCGTGATCAACGGCGGCAAGCGCGTGCGCCCGCTGCTCGCCTACGCCGCCTGCGAGACCCTCGGCGGCGCGGCCGAACGGGCCGACGGCGCGGCCTGCGCGGTGGAGCTGATCCATGCCTACTCGCTGGTCCACGACGACCTGCCGGCGATGGACGACGACGAGCTGCGCCGCGGCCAGCCGACCACCCACATCGCCTTCGACGAGGCCTGCGCCATCCTCGCCGGCGACGGCCTGCAGGCGCTGGCCTTCGAGGTGCTCGCCGACGCCGGGCGCAACCCCGCCGATGCCGCCACCCGCCTGGACATGGTCGTCAGCCTGGCCCGCGCCGCCGGACCGGCCGGCATGGTCGGCGGCCAGGCCATCGACCTCGGCTCGGTCGGCGTGCAGCTCGACCAGACCGCCCTGGAGACCATGCACCGGCACAAGACCGGTGCGCTGATCGAGGCCAGCGTGCGCCTCGGCGCCCTGGCCAGCGGCGGCAGCGACGCCAGCAGCCTCGCCGCGCTGCAGGACTACGCCCGCGCCATCGGCCTGGCCTTCCAGGTGCAGGACGACATCCTCGACGTGGAGAGCGACACCGCCACCCTGGGCAAGACCCAGGGCAAGGACCAGGCCCACGACAAGCCGACCTACCCGGCGCTGCTCGGCCTCGACGCCGCCAAGGCCTACGCCCTGGAACTGCGCGATCTGGCGCTGGCGGCCCTGCAGCCATTCGACGAGCGCGCCGACGCCCTGCGCCAGCTGGCCTGCTACATAGTCGCACGCACGCACTGA
- the dxs gene encoding 1-deoxy-D-xylulose-5-phosphate synthase, with product MPKTLHEFPRQRPDTPLLDRIDSPAALRDLSEAELDTLADELRQYLLYTVGRTGGHFGAGLGVVELTIALHHVYHTPEDRLVWDVGHQAYPHKILTGRRERMATLRQKGGLAAFPRRSESAYDTFGVGHSSTSISAALGMALANRLQGSERRTVAVIGDGALTAGMAFEALNHASETAADMLVVLNDNDMSISRNVGGLNNYLTKILSSRTYASMREGSKKILSRIPGAWEIARRTEEHAKGMLVPGTLFEELGWNYIGPIDGHDLPTLIATLRKMRELKGPQFLHVVTKKGKGFAPAEEDPIGYHAIGKLEVGSSAAPKASGPKYCEVFGQWLCDMAAVDERLIGITPAMKEGSDLVAFAERFPERYFDVAIAEQHAVTLAAGLACEGAKPVVAIYSTFLQRAYDQLIHDVAVQDLDVLFAIDRAGLVGEDGPTHAGSFDLSYLRCIPDMVVMTPSDENELRLLLTTGYRHVGPAAVRYPRGSGPNAPISPALEAVEIGKGVVRRHGAGQVALLVFGVQLAAALEVAEKLDATVVDMRFVKPLDAALIRELAASHALLVSVEENAVMGGAGSAVAEFLAAEGIVMPLLQLGLPDRYVEHAKPTEMLAECGLDAAGIESAVRARLALLEKNSSRVV from the coding sequence ATGCCCAAGACGCTGCACGAGTTTCCCCGCCAGCGGCCCGACACGCCCCTGCTCGACCGCATCGACAGCCCCGCCGCGCTGCGCGACCTCAGCGAGGCCGAGCTGGACACCCTGGCCGACGAGCTGCGCCAGTACCTGCTCTACACGGTGGGGCGTACCGGCGGGCACTTCGGCGCCGGTCTGGGCGTGGTCGAGCTGACCATCGCCCTGCACCACGTCTACCACACCCCCGAGGACCGTCTGGTGTGGGACGTCGGCCACCAGGCCTACCCGCACAAGATCCTCACCGGCCGCCGCGAGCGGATGGCGACCCTGCGCCAGAAGGGCGGCCTGGCCGCCTTCCCGCGGCGCAGTGAGAGCGCGTACGACACCTTCGGCGTCGGCCACTCCAGCACCTCGATCAGCGCCGCGCTGGGCATGGCCCTGGCCAACCGTCTGCAGGGCAGCGAGCGGCGCACCGTGGCGGTGATCGGCGACGGCGCACTGACCGCCGGCATGGCCTTCGAGGCGCTCAACCACGCCTCGGAAACCGCCGCCGACATGCTGGTGGTGCTCAACGACAACGACATGTCGATCTCGCGCAACGTCGGCGGCCTGAACAACTACCTGACCAAGATCCTCTCCAGCCGCACCTACGCCAGCATGCGCGAGGGCAGCAAGAAGATCCTCTCGCGCATCCCCGGCGCCTGGGAGATCGCCCGCCGCACCGAGGAGCACGCCAAGGGCATGCTGGTGCCCGGCACCCTGTTCGAGGAGCTGGGCTGGAACTACATCGGCCCCATCGACGGCCACGACCTGCCGACCCTGATCGCCACCCTGCGCAAGATGCGCGAACTCAAGGGCCCGCAGTTCCTCCACGTGGTGACCAAGAAGGGCAAGGGCTTCGCCCCGGCCGAGGAAGACCCGATCGGCTATCACGCCATCGGCAAGCTGGAGGTCGGCAGCAGCGCCGCGCCCAAGGCCAGCGGACCGAAATACTGCGAGGTGTTCGGCCAGTGGCTGTGCGACATGGCGGCCGTCGACGAGCGCCTGATCGGCATCACCCCGGCGATGAAGGAAGGCTCCGACCTGGTGGCCTTCGCCGAGCGCTTCCCGGAACGCTACTTCGACGTCGCCATCGCCGAGCAGCACGCGGTGACCCTCGCCGCCGGCCTGGCCTGCGAGGGCGCCAAGCCGGTGGTGGCGATCTACTCGACCTTCCTGCAGCGCGCCTACGACCAGCTGATCCACGACGTCGCGGTACAGGACCTCGACGTGCTGTTCGCCATCGACCGCGCCGGCCTGGTCGGCGAGGACGGCCCGACCCACGCCGGCAGCTTCGACCTCTCCTACCTGCGCTGCATCCCCGACATGGTCGTCATGACCCCCAGCGACGAGAACGAGCTGCGCCTGCTGCTGACCACCGGCTACCGGCATGTCGGCCCGGCGGCGGTACGCTACCCGCGCGGCAGCGGCCCCAACGCTCCGATCTCTCCGGCGCTGGAGGCAGTCGAGATCGGCAAGGGCGTGGTCCGTCGTCACGGCGCCGGCCAGGTCGCCCTGCTGGTGTTCGGCGTGCAGCTGGCCGCCGCGCTGGAGGTGGCCGAGAAGCTCGATGCCACGGTGGTCGACATGCGCTTCGTCAAGCCGCTCGACGCCGCACTGATACGCGAGCTGGCCGCCAGCCACGCGCTGCTGGTGAGCGTCGAGGAGAACGCGGTGATGGGCGGCGCCGGCAGCGCGGTGGCCGAATTCCTCGCCGCCGAGGGCATCGTCATGCCGCTGCTGCAGCTCGGCCTGCCCGACCGCTACGTCGAGCACGCCAAGCCGACCGAGATGCTCGCCGAATGCGGCCTGGATGCCGCCGGCATCGAGTCCGCGGTGCGCGCGCGCCTGGCGCTGCTTGAGAAAAACTCATCCCGAGTCGTCTGA
- a CDS encoding TonB-dependent receptor, with the protein MKLSRLALAVALAPSLTLAAEPASDDIAPLVITRATPLEQPAPASVRVIKRAEIERSGAHNLIDVLRGQAGVQLRDIIGDGSRATPSLRGFGENAVNNTLILVDGRRLNQPAMAGADLNSVPLANIERIEILRGAGTVLYGDQAVGGVINIVTRTPRRNEAYVETSRGSHDLEAYRGHVFQQLGGGFSVYASGEARHTDNYRDHNAADYGNAFGRLRYDHARGWALYEYQTVDDELLYPGALSLAQRRSDRKQSQSTDWNDSNTQVHRFAVEQRLDEIWTANFDYSHSDQDGVGSFFGGGFSQGTRIESFSPRLTARWDTARGHSEWLLGHDHITSDYQASWGSDFRQTLRDWYTQFSQPLGHDLTLSLGYRASEAEDRDHSAGSNHTDREGSSSVGLSWQADAQTRVFLKREDVLRWANVDENGFVGPGVEFLKPQTGASWEGGVEWDDGAQRYQLSVYRLDLDDELMYDATATGPFGPGTGANVNLDKTRRDGLLLEARRQLTERLALGGQYSFTDSEYRTGPFAGNEVPGVSRHSASAHLDYLLLPGLNGRLEALYTGGYYLYSDDAHSQPREGGYTLLNAALSYDYRQLTARLRINNLTGKQYDTYANPFGRYPAPEEDVQLSVGYRF; encoded by the coding sequence ATGAAGCTTTCCCGTCTGGCGCTGGCCGTGGCCCTCGCCCCGAGCCTGACCCTGGCCGCCGAGCCGGCCAGCGACGACATCGCGCCCCTGGTCATCACCCGCGCCACTCCGCTGGAGCAGCCGGCGCCGGCCAGCGTGCGGGTGATCAAGCGCGCCGAGATCGAGCGCAGCGGCGCCCACAACCTGATCGACGTGCTGCGCGGCCAGGCCGGCGTGCAGCTGCGCGACATCATCGGCGACGGCAGCCGCGCCACGCCCAGCCTGCGCGGCTTCGGCGAGAACGCGGTGAACAACACGCTGATCCTGGTCGACGGCCGCCGCCTCAACCAGCCGGCGATGGCCGGCGCCGACCTCAACAGCGTGCCGCTGGCCAACATCGAGCGCATCGAGATCCTGCGCGGCGCCGGCACCGTGCTGTACGGCGACCAGGCGGTCGGCGGGGTGATCAACATCGTCACCCGCACGCCGCGGCGCAACGAGGCCTACGTGGAGACCAGCCGCGGCAGCCACGACCTGGAAGCCTATCGCGGCCATGTCTTCCAGCAGCTCGGCGGCGGCTTCTCGGTGTACGCCAGCGGCGAGGCCCGCCACACCGACAACTACCGCGACCACAACGCCGCCGACTACGGCAACGCCTTCGGCCGCCTGCGCTACGACCACGCCCGCGGCTGGGCGCTGTACGAGTACCAGACGGTGGACGACGAGCTGCTCTATCCGGGCGCGCTGAGCCTCGCCCAACGCCGCAGCGACCGCAAGCAGAGCCAGTCCACGGACTGGAACGACAGCAATACCCAGGTGCACCGCTTCGCCGTCGAGCAGCGCCTCGACGAGATCTGGACCGCCAACTTCGACTACAGCCACAGCGACCAGGATGGCGTGGGCTCGTTCTTCGGAGGCGGCTTCAGCCAAGGCACTCGCATCGAAAGCTTCAGCCCGCGCCTGACCGCCCGCTGGGACACGGCGCGCGGCCACAGCGAATGGCTGCTGGGCCACGACCACATCACCAGCGACTACCAGGCCTCCTGGGGCAGCGACTTCCGCCAGACCCTGCGCGACTGGTACACCCAATTCAGCCAGCCGCTCGGCCACGACCTGACGCTGAGCCTCGGCTACCGCGCCAGCGAGGCCGAGGACCGCGACCACAGCGCCGGCAGCAACCACACCGACCGCGAGGGCAGCAGCAGCGTCGGCCTGTCCTGGCAGGCCGACGCGCAGACCCGCGTGTTCCTCAAGCGCGAGGACGTGCTGCGCTGGGCCAACGTCGACGAGAACGGCTTCGTCGGCCCCGGCGTCGAGTTCCTCAAGCCGCAGACCGGCGCATCCTGGGAAGGCGGCGTGGAATGGGACGACGGCGCGCAGCGCTACCAGCTGAGCGTCTACCGCCTCGATCTGGACGACGAGCTGATGTACGACGCCACGGCCACGGGCCCCTTCGGTCCCGGCACCGGCGCCAACGTCAACCTGGACAAGACCCGCCGCGATGGCCTGCTGCTCGAGGCCCGCCGCCAGCTGACCGAGCGCCTCGCCCTCGGCGGCCAGTACAGCTTCACCGACTCCGAGTACCGCACCGGCCCCTTCGCGGGCAACGAGGTGCCCGGCGTATCGCGCCACAGCGCCAGCGCCCACCTCGACTACCTGCTCCTGCCGGGACTCAACGGCCGCCTGGAGGCCCTGTACACCGGCGGCTACTACCTGTACAGCGACGACGCCCACAGCCAGCCGCGCGAGGGCGGCTACACCCTGCTCAACGCCGCACTGAGCTACGACTACCGCCAGCTCACCGCCAGGCTGCGGATCAACAACCTGACCGGCAAGCAGTACGACACCTATGCCAACCCCTTCGGCCGCTACCCGGCGCCGGAAGAGGACGTGCAGCTGAGCGTCGGCTACCGCTTCTGA
- a CDS encoding cobalamin-binding protein has product MRRLLLAVLLLGAALAQATEPDARRVVALAPSLSEIMVELGAAERLVGVLDGGPRLPALAHLPSLGRHGQLNLEVLLSLQPDLVLLWPDSVGPAMHAQLRTLGIPLIEAQPHDLDELAGQLAAIGAAVGHGAEGERLAARMRAGIAALRARYAGSAPLAVFYQVWDRPMYTLGGRQIISDALRLCGARNVFEDLALPAPQVGVESVLARDPAVILVGEPGQAGAWQAWPQLTAVRRGQVWEVPDEGIERPSFQMLAATAKLCELLDRAR; this is encoded by the coding sequence ATGCGCCGCCTGCTGCTCGCCGTCCTGCTGCTCGGCGCCGCCCTGGCGCAGGCCACGGAGCCGGACGCGCGGCGGGTGGTGGCGCTGGCGCCCTCGCTCAGCGAGATCATGGTCGAGCTGGGCGCCGCCGAGCGTCTGGTCGGCGTGCTCGACGGCGGCCCGCGCCTGCCGGCGCTGGCCCACCTGCCATCCCTCGGCCGCCACGGCCAGCTCAACCTGGAGGTGCTGCTCAGCCTGCAGCCGGACCTGGTCCTGCTCTGGCCGGACAGCGTCGGCCCGGCCATGCATGCGCAGCTCAGGACCCTCGGCATCCCGCTGATCGAGGCGCAGCCGCACGACCTCGACGAGTTGGCCGGCCAACTGGCGGCGATCGGCGCCGCGGTCGGCCATGGCGCGGAGGGCGAGCGCCTCGCCGCGCGCATGCGCGCAGGCATCGCCGCGCTGCGGGCGCGCTACGCGGGCAGCGCGCCGCTGGCAGTGTTCTACCAAGTGTGGGACCGGCCCATGTACACCCTCGGCGGCCGGCAGATCATCAGCGACGCCCTGCGCCTGTGCGGCGCGCGCAACGTGTTCGAGGACCTTGCCCTGCCGGCGCCGCAGGTCGGCGTCGAGTCGGTGCTGGCCCGCGACCCGGCGGTGATCCTGGTCGGCGAGCCGGGCCAGGCCGGCGCCTGGCAGGCCTGGCCGCAACTGACCGCGGTGCGCCGTGGCCAGGTGTGGGAGGTGCCGGACGAGGGCATCGAGCGGCCCAGCTTCCAGATGCTCGCCGCCACGGCGAAGCTGTGCGAGCTGCTGGACAGGGCGCGCTGA
- a CDS encoding MFS transporter — protein sequence MSAVALQRPAFARRWWGMLALAWLPLILLGAFGPERALLPDSLAMPLFVAALLSMFVGLPLFRRFKHGLIATARALDTPDEDAAWAVFARTQRHGLLGALLPAWIAAVGRLADLHAVPVLLLAFASLVIALLYRLPRQLG from the coding sequence ATGAGTGCGGTGGCGCTGCAGCGGCCGGCGTTCGCCCGCCGCTGGTGGGGCATGCTGGCCCTGGCCTGGCTGCCGCTGATCCTGCTCGGCGCCTTCGGCCCGGAGCGTGCGCTGCTGCCGGACAGCCTGGCCATGCCGCTGTTCGTCGCCGCGCTGCTGTCGATGTTCGTCGGCCTGCCGCTGTTCCGCCGCTTCAAGCATGGCCTGATCGCCACCGCCCGCGCCCTCGACACTCCCGATGAGGATGCGGCCTGGGCCGTGTTCGCCCGGACCCAGCGCCACGGCCTGCTCGGCGCCCTGCTGCCGGCCTGGATCGCCGCTGTCGGCCGGCTGGCCGACCTGCACGCGGTGCCGGTGCTGCTGCTGGCGTTCGCCAGCCTGGTGATCGCGCTGCTCTATCGCCTGCCACGCCAGCTCGGCTGA
- the ribA gene encoding GTP cyclohydrolase II: MSVVFVAASKLPTPFGVFTMHGFLDEATGKEHVALTLGDVADGRPVLGRLHSECLTGDALFSLRCDCGAQLEAALRAIAAEGRGVLLYLRQEGRGIGLLNKIRAYELQDAGADTVEANERLGFGADQRDYAMCRPMLDHLGIHELKLMTNNPRKLKALETYGIRLAERVPLHSGLNPHNRHYLATKAGKLGHLLGNLHQAENEGE; encoded by the coding sequence GTGTCCGTCGTCTTTGTCGCCGCCTCGAAGCTGCCAACCCCGTTTGGCGTGTTCACCATGCATGGCTTTCTCGATGAGGCCACCGGCAAGGAGCACGTGGCCCTGACCTTGGGCGACGTCGCCGACGGTCGCCCGGTGCTCGGCCGCCTGCATTCCGAATGCCTGACCGGCGATGCGCTGTTCAGCCTGCGCTGCGACTGCGGCGCCCAGCTCGAGGCGGCGCTGCGCGCCATCGCCGCCGAAGGCCGCGGCGTGCTGCTCTACCTGCGCCAGGAAGGTCGCGGCATCGGCCTGCTCAACAAGATCCGCGCCTACGAGCTGCAGGACGCCGGCGCCGACACCGTCGAGGCCAACGAGCGCCTGGGCTTCGGCGCCGACCAGCGCGACTACGCCATGTGCCGGCCGATGCTCGACCACCTCGGCATCCACGAGCTCAAGCTGATGACCAACAACCCGCGCAAGCTCAAGGCGCTGGAAACCTACGGCATCCGCCTGGCCGAGCGCGTGCCGCTGCACAGCGGCCTCAACCCGCACAACAGGCACTATCTGGCGACCAAGGCCGGCAAGCTCGGCCACCTGCTCGGCAACCTGCACCAGGCCGAGAACGAAGGCGAATGA
- the znuA gene encoding zinc ABC transporter substrate-binding protein ZnuA: protein MPRLSSLLPAALLAALLASPALAEVRVLTSIKPLQLIAAAVQDGAGTPEVLLPPGASPHHYALRPSDIRRVHEAALVYWIGPDLEVFLSHVLEGREAPSLAVQSLSGLHLRRFGEEHRHADEEHAAHGEHDEHGHDGHAARDDQGHDHAHRPGTLDAHLWLLPANARVIAARMAADLARVDPANAARYRSNLAAFEQRLAATDDKLRARMAPLKGKPFFVFHEAFDYFEEAYGLQHAGVFAVSAEVQPGARHVAAMREQLKAAGPSCVFSEPPLRPRLAQTLSDGLPVRLAELDALGFDLEAGAGGYERLLENLGAGLAGCLEQL from the coding sequence GTGCCCCGTCTGTCTTCTTTGCTGCCCGCCGCCCTGCTGGCGGCCCTGCTGGCCAGCCCGGCGCTGGCCGAAGTGCGCGTGCTGACCAGCATCAAGCCGCTGCAGCTGATCGCCGCCGCCGTGCAGGACGGCGCCGGCACGCCCGAGGTGCTGCTGCCGCCGGGCGCCTCGCCACACCACTACGCGCTGCGTCCCTCGGATATCCGCCGGGTGCACGAGGCCGCGCTGGTCTACTGGATCGGCCCCGACCTCGAAGTGTTCCTGTCGCACGTGCTGGAAGGGCGCGAGGCGCCCAGCCTGGCCGTGCAGTCGCTGTCCGGCCTGCACCTGCGCCGTTTCGGCGAGGAGCACCGGCACGCGGACGAGGAGCACGCCGCGCACGGGGAACACGATGAGCACGGACACGACGGGCATGCCGCCCGTGATGACCAGGGCCACGACCACGCCCATCGCCCCGGCACGCTGGACGCCCACCTGTGGCTGCTGCCGGCCAACGCGCGGGTGATCGCCGCGCGCATGGCCGCCGACCTGGCCCGGGTCGACCCGGCCAACGCCGCGCGCTACCGGTCCAACCTGGCCGCCTTCGAGCAGCGCCTGGCCGCCACCGACGACAAGCTCAGGGCGCGGATGGCGCCGCTCAAGGGCAAGCCGTTCTTCGTCTTCCACGAGGCCTTCGACTACTTCGAGGAAGCCTACGGCCTGCAGCACGCCGGGGTGTTCGCGGTGAGCGCCGAGGTGCAGCCGGGCGCCCGCCACGTCGCCGCCATGCGCGAGCAGCTCAAGGCCGCCGGGCCGAGCTGCGTGTTCAGCGAGCCGCCGCTGCGTCCGCGCCTGGCGCAGACCCTCAGCGACGGCCTGCCGGTGCGTCTCGCCGAACTGGATGCGCTGGGCTTCGACCTCGAGGCCGGGGCCGGCGGCTACGAGCGCCTGCTGGAGAACCTCGGCGCCGGCCTGGCGGGCTGCCTGGAGCAGCTCTGA
- a CDS encoding Fur family transcriptional regulator: protein MSSTPLACHPHDHSHCVSAALAAADALCARSGARLTALRRRVLELVWASHQPLGAYDILGVLSAEDGRRAAPPTVYRALDFLLEHGLIHRLASLNAYIGCNHPGHSHQGHFLICRQCNAAIEVEQPAIGAAIQAAATEVGFAVEGQMVEVVGLCARCREAA from the coding sequence ATGTCTTCCACGCCGCTGGCCTGCCATCCCCACGACCACAGCCACTGCGTGAGCGCGGCGCTGGCCGCCGCCGACGCCCTGTGCGCGCGCAGCGGCGCGCGCCTCACCGCCCTGCGCCGCCGTGTGCTCGAGCTGGTCTGGGCCAGCCACCAGCCGCTCGGCGCCTACGACATCCTCGGCGTGCTCAGCGCCGAGGACGGCCGCCGCGCCGCGCCGCCCACCGTGTACCGCGCGCTGGACTTCCTCCTCGAGCACGGCCTGATCCACCGCCTCGCCTCGCTCAACGCCTACATCGGCTGCAACCATCCGGGGCACAGCCACCAAGGCCACTTCCTGATCTGCCGCCAGTGCAACGCCGCCATCGAGGTGGAGCAGCCGGCCATCGGCGCGGCCATCCAGGCCGCGGCCACCGAGGTGGGCTTCGCCGTGGAGGGGCAGATGGTCGAGGTGGTCGGCCTGTGCGCGCGCTGCCGGGAGGCGGCATGA